The following proteins come from a genomic window of Gossypium raimondii isolate GPD5lz chromosome 5, ASM2569854v1, whole genome shotgun sequence:
- the LOC105765910 gene encoding trihelix transcription factor GT-1: MYLSEKPRPIDLYKEEGPAAAPRDMIIEVTSNGDLPPHHHHHHPPPPHHHHQHQQQQQQQQMILGESSGEDPEVKAPKKRAETWVQDETRSLIGFRREMDGLFNTSKSNKHLWEQISAKMREKGFDRSPTMCTDKWRNLLKEFKKAKHQDRGSGSAKMSYYKEIEEILRERTKNSYKSPTPPPKPDSFMHFADKGFEDAGISFGPVEASGRPTLNLERRLDHDGHPLAITAADAVAASGVPPWNWRETPGNGGDCQSYGGRVITVKYGDYTRRIGIDGTADAIREAIKSAFGLRTKRSFWLEDEDNIVRSFDREMPLGNYTLHLDEGLAIKVCLYDESDHIPVHTEDKIFYTEDDYREYLARRGYTGLRDIDGYRSIDNMDDLRPNAIYRGVS, translated from the exons ATGTACTTATCGGAGAAACCCCGTCCTATTGACTTATACAAAGAGGAAGGTCCCGCCGCCGCCCCCCGCGACATGATCATCGAGGTCACCTCCAATGGGGATTTGCCAcctcaccaccaccaccaccaccctcCTCCTcctcaccaccaccaccaacaCCAACAACAGCAACAGCAACAGCAAATGATCTTAGGTGAAAGCAGCGGCGAAGATCCTGAAGTCAAAGCCCCCAAGAAACGAGCCGAGACATGGGTTCAAGACGAAACCCGTAGCCTTATCGGCTTCCGAAGAGAAATGGACGGCCTTTTCAATACTTCCAAATCCAACAAGCACTTGTGGGAGCAGATTTCCGCTAAGATGAGAGAGAAAGGGTTCGATAGATCCCCCACTATGTGTACCGACAAGTGGAGGAACTTGTTGAAAGAGTTCAAGAAAGCTAAGCATCAGGACAGAGGGAGTGGGTCGGCCAAGATGTCTTATTATAAGGAAATTGAAGAGATTTTAAGGGAGAGGACCAAAAATTCCTACAAGAGTCCGACACCTCCTCCTAAACCCGATTCCTTTATGCATTTCGCTGATAAGG GTTTTGAGGATGCTGGCATTTCATTTGGTCCTGTTGAAG CTAGTGGTAGGCCGACACTTAATCTTGAAAGACGTTtagatcatgatggacatcctcTTGCTATCACTGCAGCTGATGCAGTTGCGGCGAGTGGAGTTCCTCCTTGGAATTGGAGAGAGACCCCGGGAAATG GTGGGGACTGCCAGTCATATGGAGGAAGGGTTATAACTGTCAAGTACGGGGACTACACCAGAAGGATCGGTATAGATGGAACTGCTGATGCCATTAGAGAGGCAATTAAATCTGCATTTGGATTGAGAACAAAGCGATCATTTTGGTTGGAGGATGAAGACAATATAGTACGCAGTTTTGACAGGGAAATGCCTTTAGGGAATTATACACTCCACCTTGATGAAG GTTTGGCTATAAAAGTGTGCCTTTATGATGAGTCAGATCATATACCAGTCCACACTGAGGACAAGATTTTTTACACAGAAGATGATTACCGTGAATACCTAGCCCGTCGAGGCTACACAGGTCTCAGGGATATTGATGGATACAGAAGCATAGATAATATGGACGACTTACGACCTAATGCTATTTATAGAGGAGTGAGCTGA